From Chryseobacterium shandongense, the proteins below share one genomic window:
- a CDS encoding type VI secretion system Vgr family protein — MENTDFDHTLIFGTSRSFKEWLQDPSNPIVYCMLTLDGKEFLSKNSFSVELHQKTSDHDTFTITVPDDALDSFEGYIMENSKNLLGKNVGITYWRFGKIRQYFSGIITGIKNRKDEGGGYGNLVITGCSPGILLESGKDCQSFENKTLEEIITQITEDYPQEAKIKVDLPNTGNALPYTVQYAESDYVFIRRLARRHGEFFYYNGEKLIFGTATQPVVDLAENVDLINVEFDLKIRAQDFSFTAYDSHSGSKVEKDSSSLKSEFKENIFQTIGVNASGKIFQKKPKMFFSHTGISENLEKELEDAVRLEKERLENLMLVKGKSKDPELKIGGRAKLTDINGKAMETYRIIEIRHIHEGSDDYYNEFVGIPDLFNAAPYIDTEAVPRSKEQPARVLDNNDPMGMGRICVQFPWQEEKNQKTPWIRMIQPHSGSGKGFHFIPEIGEEVMVGFEAGNAEKPFVMGAHYNGSEISSYHTAGNDIKVIHTRSGTKIILNDAQSSVFIEDPSGNTYLMDGQGNINMNAPKNMTFTAGENVTITAGMSITSSAGMNISENAGMNHSSFAGAMMIQNAVADYSLVAANIMEVAQGERKSRAKNINENAQNRYISSQENTDIHTEKTFNNNSGEKSKSH, encoded by the coding sequence ATGGAAAATACAGATTTTGATCATACCCTGATCTTCGGGACTTCCCGTTCCTTTAAAGAATGGCTTCAGGATCCTTCCAACCCGATTGTCTACTGCATGCTTACATTAGACGGAAAAGAATTTCTTTCCAAAAACAGCTTTTCGGTAGAGCTTCACCAGAAAACTTCAGATCACGATACTTTCACCATCACGGTTCCCGATGATGCATTAGACAGTTTTGAAGGATACATCATGGAAAATTCTAAAAACCTTCTCGGAAAAAATGTTGGGATTACGTATTGGCGTTTCGGGAAAATAAGACAATATTTTTCAGGAATTATCACCGGGATTAAAAATAGAAAAGATGAAGGCGGAGGATACGGAAACCTCGTTATTACAGGCTGTTCGCCGGGTATTTTGCTGGAAAGCGGAAAAGACTGTCAAAGCTTTGAAAATAAAACACTGGAAGAAATAATTACCCAGATTACAGAAGATTATCCCCAGGAAGCCAAAATAAAAGTAGACCTTCCCAATACCGGGAACGCTTTACCGTACACCGTTCAATATGCGGAGTCCGATTATGTTTTCATCCGGAGGCTTGCCAGAAGACATGGCGAGTTTTTCTATTATAATGGAGAAAAATTAATTTTTGGAACGGCTACCCAACCTGTTGTCGACCTTGCTGAAAACGTTGATCTTATCAATGTTGAATTTGATCTGAAAATAAGAGCCCAGGATTTTAGCTTTACAGCCTACGATAGTCATAGCGGATCGAAAGTCGAAAAAGACAGCAGCAGCCTGAAATCTGAATTCAAGGAAAATATTTTTCAGACGATCGGTGTGAATGCATCGGGAAAGATTTTTCAGAAAAAGCCTAAAATGTTTTTCAGCCATACTGGAATCAGCGAAAATTTAGAAAAAGAACTGGAAGATGCTGTACGGCTTGAAAAAGAACGTCTTGAAAACCTGATGCTTGTAAAAGGCAAAAGCAAAGATCCGGAACTGAAAATAGGAGGTAGAGCTAAGCTGACTGATATCAACGGGAAAGCGATGGAAACCTACCGGATTATAGAAATCAGGCATATTCATGAAGGAAGCGATGATTATTACAACGAATTCGTAGGAATTCCGGACCTGTTCAATGCCGCACCGTATATTGACACGGAGGCCGTACCCAGAAGTAAGGAACAGCCTGCAAGAGTTTTAGACAACAACGATCCGATGGGAATGGGAAGAATCTGCGTACAGTTTCCATGGCAGGAAGAAAAAAACCAGAAAACCCCGTGGATCAGAATGATACAGCCTCACTCGGGATCAGGAAAGGGGTTTCATTTTATTCCCGAAATCGGCGAAGAAGTGATGGTTGGCTTTGAGGCGGGAAATGCGGAAAAGCCTTTCGTAATGGGAGCGCATTATAATGGAAGTGAAATCAGCTCCTATCATACTGCAGGAAATGACATAAAAGTTATTCATACCCGAAGCGGAACTAAAATTATTTTAAATGACGCACAAAGTTCTGTGTTTATTGAAGATCCGAGTGGAAATACTTACCTGATGGATGGGCAGGGTAATATTAATATGAATGCCCCCAAGAATATGACGTTTACGGCAGGAGAAAATGTAACGATAACGGCGGGAATGAGCATTACTTCATCCGCAGGAATGAATATATCTGAAAATGCAGGAATGAATCACAGTAGTTTTGCAGGAGCAATGATGATACAGAACGCTGTTGCTGACTATTCTTTAGTGGCTGCTAATATTATGGAAGTAGCACAGGGTGAAAGAAAGTCTAGAGCTAAGAATATAAATGAAAATGCTCAAAACAGATATATTTCTTCTCAGGAGAATACAGATATTCATACTGAAAAAACGTTTAATAATAATAGTGGTGAAAAATCGAAATCCCATTAA
- the tssD gene encoding type VI secretion system tube protein TssD — protein sequence MSFLSKLELDGNTYTILECKYRFTQPVDGTGKPKGIPKGGEIMIRIESTGNPELLSWMLNHNQVKNGKIIFYRRDAMSKLQELIFEKTYCIEFSEHFNAANEEPLQIEMHLIAKKFNINGAVHEKMWRD from the coding sequence ATGTCATTTTTATCAAAATTAGAGCTCGACGGCAATACATATACTATTCTCGAATGCAAGTACAGGTTTACCCAACCGGTTGATGGTACCGGCAAACCAAAAGGAATTCCTAAGGGCGGTGAAATCATGATCCGTATTGAAAGTACAGGCAATCCGGAACTTTTAAGCTGGATGCTGAATCATAATCAGGTAAAGAACGGAAAAATTATTTTTTACCGACGAGATGCCATGAGTAAGCTACAGGAACTGATTTTTGAAAAAACTTACTGCATTGAATTTTCAGAACACTTTAATGCCGCCAACGAAGAACCTTTACAGATAGAAATGCACCTGATTGCAAAAAAGTTTAATATAAACGGCGCCGTTCACGAGAAAATGTGGCGTGATTAA
- the tssD gene encoding type VI secretion system tube protein TssD, translating to MSFKAVLEVAGKKYNILNVNYGLFQETDATGRPSTITRGGKVDVTVEGTGSTELFEWMTNSFERKDGKIVFFKRDSEATLKELKFTEAYLVKHKERFDSVGENPLTESFTISARKIEMGSGAYENEWV from the coding sequence ATGTCATTTAAAGCAGTATTAGAAGTAGCCGGAAAAAAATACAACATTCTGAATGTAAATTACGGATTATTCCAGGAAACTGACGCTACAGGGCGCCCGTCTACCATTACAAGAGGAGGAAAAGTAGATGTTACCGTAGAAGGAACAGGATCTACAGAACTTTTTGAATGGATGACCAATTCTTTCGAAAGAAAAGATGGGAAAATAGTCTTCTTCAAAAGAGACAGTGAAGCCACGCTAAAAGAACTGAAATTCACGGAAGCATATCTCGTAAAGCACAAAGAAAGATTTGACTCGGTGGGAGAAAACCCGCTTACCGAATCGTTCACCATCTCTGCAAGAAAAATAGAAATGGGGAGCGGCGCTTACGAAAACGAATGGGTATAG
- the tssD gene encoding type VI secretion system tube protein TssD, whose protein sequence is MSFKTILEYAGTKRNVLSVEFGMLQETDKTGRPSSVARGGKIHLTVEGTGATDLFEWMTNSFERKDGSIKFIKRDSDATLKELKFKEAYIVKYTENFDASGENPLTETFVLSAKEIELGNAKHVNEWV, encoded by the coding sequence ATGTCATTTAAAACCATTTTAGAATACGCTGGCACAAAGCGTAATGTTTTATCAGTAGAATTCGGGATGTTACAGGAAACCGACAAAACCGGAAGACCTTCTTCCGTCGCCAGAGGAGGAAAAATTCATTTAACTGTAGAAGGAACTGGGGCAACCGATCTTTTTGAATGGATGACCAATTCTTTTGAAAGAAAAGACGGCAGCATTAAATTCATTAAGAGAGACAGCGATGCTACATTGAAAGAGCTGAAATTCAAGGAAGCGTATATCGTGAAATACACTGAAAATTTTGACGCATCAGGAGAAAATCCGCTTACTGAAACCTTCGTGCTTTCGGCAAAAGAAATTGAGCTGGGTAATGCAAAACATGTTAATGAGTGGGTATAA
- a CDS encoding DUF5458 family protein, with product MEAPVQEQKIAGHASADKLLEKLARYGGFDLLETSIENVQNVNPDRKARRKIFLTEKSKEKEREVLKKTLKLWTNVIGKNNAVADMVSHCEAQKKSAEELLAKNLSRAVEATRELEANYRTIALFYKNTESEKVKNITVVNATLDQLKDLDNTRFIDTIHAELSDNYDRLDLKNNYGLLVIPGYLGSNIVVEKWAKIAHENKVMLVTDFEHLDEPDDVMEMFDQAYLTGGEIYRSNILMTCNWLVGRGRFEEIHEHDDLFVPPSGALAGKVYKTLMSQVTAGKKFGGINEVDGVKFDLKKSEIANLENMGLIPMVNEYGKVMAFSGKTLFNGDNLGLQTYSVVRVFDYVTKVLMDFLNRRAFENFTAVTRKEIMNQIVRFLDAITGPGKLIENFEIRKFEQDPVQKDRIHLDIHMKPYFPAKNFLIKMDGHKGDDGNEWNTEYEQK from the coding sequence ATGGAAGCTCCCGTACAGGAGCAGAAAATAGCAGGACATGCTTCTGCAGATAAGCTATTGGAAAAACTGGCACGCTATGGTGGATTCGACTTGCTGGAGACCTCTATTGAAAATGTTCAAAATGTAAATCCAGACAGAAAAGCGAGAAGAAAAATCTTCCTTACCGAAAAAAGTAAAGAAAAAGAAAGAGAAGTTCTTAAGAAGACGCTTAAGCTCTGGACCAATGTAATCGGAAAAAATAATGCGGTTGCCGATATGGTGTCGCATTGCGAAGCTCAAAAAAAATCTGCGGAAGAACTGTTGGCAAAAAACCTTTCCAGAGCAGTGGAAGCAACCCGCGAACTGGAAGCCAACTACAGAACAATTGCTCTATTCTATAAAAATACAGAGTCGGAAAAAGTAAAAAATATCACGGTAGTAAATGCCACGCTGGACCAGTTAAAGGATCTTGATAACACCCGTTTCATTGACACGATCCATGCGGAACTTTCTGATAATTACGACAGGCTTGACCTCAAGAACAATTACGGTCTTCTCGTGATTCCGGGATATTTGGGTTCTAATATCGTTGTTGAAAAATGGGCTAAAATTGCTCATGAAAATAAAGTAATGCTGGTAACGGATTTTGAACATCTTGATGAGCCGGATGATGTGATGGAAATGTTTGACCAAGCCTATCTTACCGGTGGCGAAATCTACCGCTCGAATATTTTAATGACCTGCAACTGGCTAGTTGGAAGAGGAAGGTTTGAAGAAATTCATGAACATGACGATTTATTCGTGCCTCCATCCGGAGCGTTGGCAGGAAAGGTTTATAAAACATTGATGTCACAGGTTACGGCAGGGAAAAAATTCGGGGGGATAAATGAGGTCGACGGCGTAAAGTTTGACCTTAAAAAAAGTGAAATTGCCAACCTTGAAAATATGGGATTGATTCCAATGGTAAATGAATATGGAAAAGTAATGGCTTTTTCCGGAAAGACTCTTTTCAACGGAGATAATCTTGGCCTGCAGACTTATTCTGTGGTAAGAGTATTCGATTATGTTACCAAAGTACTGATGGATTTCCTCAACAGAAGAGCTTTTGAAAATTTTACGGCTGTAACCAGAAAAGAAATCATGAATCAGATTGTACGTTTTTTAGATGCGATTACAGGTCCCGGAAAACTTATTGAAAATTTTGAAATCAGAAAATTTGAGCAGGATCCTGTTCAGAAAGACAGGATTCATCTGGATATTCATATGAAACCTTATTTCCCGGCAAAGAATTTCCTTATTAAAATGGACGGCCATAAAGGAGATGATGGAAATGAATGGAATACAGAATATGAACAAAAATAA
- a CDS encoding type VI secretion system baseplate subunit TssF, with amino-acid sequence MNQERIKERILRKASRMWGYSELESESSFDPVVSLMLSACAAELEKLGSELENSRSRIIERVLEVMFPEEVSGVFPAQTLLQVNPLENNTFISYYNSFKITVRKQNIYNPSESVLKELYFSPSIEAKLSTAKVKYVAYDNLMKRIDDFFYDEIVAKTQQHIPSGELWLGVQSSQNEDLEDLMFFIDSNNSFQKELFFFYLKQVKVFFGEKEYHLNEGYNVENDSLNLENIVAENYSDLKHIYSQINRFYRPYFFTLKARLSSSEKALKEEVFLKHFPGNEIETEHDIFWLKFKFSEAIVPEILQNVRFALNCIPFLNIKNESISRRIKGKLNIIPIDEGDQFLELDYVSDERGKRLDIKNYETENEELTAVLRKGGVSRFDRRSASELLQYLLELIKDETAAFAGMGANSVNDILRQISQNVASLHQLAKEKNFTQTNNPYLVVSSANPEADAQCKISYWSTAAQEGNGIKQMMRLTAAGSENGVLESSALSIHTSVGGKKKLSPQDKILEYRNALLTRGRIVTVADIKAFAMNHFKDLIKDVEVQKGTQKEASLKGGFSRTVDIFLVRNKEDKGNTNKEEWEYLCDSFLLNLKNASANIYPYRLFEK; translated from the coding sequence ATGAATCAGGAAAGAATTAAAGAACGCATATTAAGAAAGGCTTCACGAATGTGGGGATACAGCGAGCTGGAGTCGGAAAGCTCCTTCGATCCCGTTGTGAGCCTGATGTTATCTGCATGTGCGGCGGAACTTGAAAAACTGGGATCTGAGCTAGAAAACTCACGTTCCAGGATTATAGAAAGAGTGCTGGAAGTAATGTTTCCGGAAGAAGTTTCGGGAGTATTTCCTGCACAAACCCTCCTTCAGGTAAACCCGCTCGAAAACAATACCTTCATTTCATACTATAACAGTTTTAAAATAACTGTTCGCAAGCAGAATATTTACAATCCATCCGAGAGTGTACTTAAAGAACTATATTTCAGTCCTTCCATAGAAGCAAAACTAAGTACAGCAAAAGTAAAATACGTTGCTTATGATAATTTGATGAAGCGTATTGATGACTTTTTCTATGACGAGATTGTGGCAAAAACGCAACAACATATTCCGTCAGGTGAGCTCTGGCTTGGTGTACAATCCTCTCAGAACGAAGATCTTGAAGACCTGATGTTTTTTATAGACAGTAATAACAGCTTCCAGAAGGAACTTTTCTTTTTTTACCTTAAGCAGGTGAAAGTTTTTTTCGGAGAAAAAGAATATCATCTCAATGAAGGCTACAATGTAGAAAATGACAGTCTGAATCTTGAAAATATTGTTGCTGAAAACTATTCGGATCTTAAGCATATTTACAGTCAAATCAACCGGTTTTACCGGCCGTATTTCTTTACACTGAAAGCAAGATTGTCATCCTCTGAAAAGGCATTGAAAGAAGAAGTATTTCTTAAACACTTTCCGGGGAACGAAATAGAAACTGAGCATGATATTTTTTGGCTGAAATTTAAGTTTTCAGAAGCTATCGTTCCTGAGATTTTGCAGAACGTCCGTTTTGCATTAAACTGCATTCCTTTCCTAAACATCAAAAACGAAAGCATTAGCCGGAGAATAAAAGGAAAGCTTAATATCATTCCGATTGATGAAGGAGACCAGTTCTTGGAGCTTGATTATGTTTCGGACGAGCGTGGAAAAAGATTAGACATTAAAAATTACGAAACCGAAAATGAAGAATTAACGGCCGTTCTTAGAAAAGGAGGCGTTTCCAGGTTCGACCGCAGAAGTGCTTCGGAACTGTTGCAATATTTATTGGAACTCATAAAAGATGAAACAGCGGCTTTTGCAGGAATGGGAGCCAATTCAGTCAACGATATTCTCAGACAGATTAGTCAGAATGTAGCATCACTTCATCAGCTTGCGAAAGAAAAAAACTTTACCCAGACCAACAATCCTTATCTGGTCGTTTCATCCGCAAATCCGGAAGCAGACGCACAATGCAAAATTTCATACTGGTCTACTGCTGCGCAGGAAGGGAATGGTATAAAACAAATGATGCGTCTTACAGCTGCAGGTTCGGAAAACGGAGTGCTTGAGAGTTCTGCACTTTCTATCCATACTTCGGTGGGAGGTAAAAAGAAGCTTTCCCCACAGGATAAAATACTAGAATACAGAAATGCCCTGCTCACAAGAGGCCGCATTGTTACGGTGGCAGATATCAAAGCTTTTGCAATGAATCATTTCAAAGATCTTATCAAGGATGTTGAGGTTCAGAAAGGAACACAGAAAGAAGCATCATTAAAAGGAGGTTTCAGCAGAACGGTTGATATCTTTCTTGTACGAAATAAAGAAGATAAAGGAAATACCAATAAAGAAGAGTGGGAATATCTATGCGACAGTTTTTTGCTGAATCTGAAAAACGCATCGGCAAATATTTATCCTTACCGGTTATTTGAAAAATAA
- a CDS encoding GPW/gp25 family protein — MKGIYYKIPIDFEGLSRKNDIEKISLETSLRQHFFLLATTALGECKFDETYGSEIWEMDFDLLKSDNSLKELIANTLKKTIVKHEKRLELESIEVYVNDHNFGNSDKIRMKKKVSFAIKGLIAETNRPFVYSSSFFVGPLSY; from the coding sequence ATGAAAGGAATTTATTATAAAATACCAATTGATTTTGAAGGGCTTAGCAGAAAAAATGATATCGAAAAGATTTCTTTGGAAACTTCACTTCGACAGCATTTCTTTCTGCTGGCTACCACCGCATTGGGAGAGTGCAAGTTTGATGAAACCTACGGATCAGAAATATGGGAAATGGATTTTGATCTGCTCAAGAGCGACAACAGCCTGAAAGAACTCATCGCAAACACACTGAAAAAAACAATTGTAAAACACGAGAAAAGGCTGGAACTGGAAAGTATCGAAGTGTATGTAAACGACCACAATTTTGGAAATTCAGATAAAATAAGAATGAAAAAAAAGGTGTCATTTGCTATTAAAGGGCTTATTGCAGAGACAAATCGCCCATTTGTATACAGCAGCTCATTTTTTGTGGGACCACTCTCTTATTAA
- the tssO gene encoding type VI secretion system TssO, with protein MEVLNKNQRRTAYWFFVMFFLLTSTLIVVAVFFNTYFPFKENSLLKAENMRMKKEMETQNKFSFQLEKVKAAVDSMGMPKQNDFFNEKLALSILADMYKQLPKDTLKNKNMYNNTIMTYKDLIDAKKQIKQLSGNQALMDSLSTINKTLKEEYDKMKTDLEVCRQLYQVQ; from the coding sequence ATGGAAGTTTTAAATAAAAATCAGCGAAGAACTGCTTATTGGTTTTTTGTAATGTTTTTCCTTCTCACATCTACACTTATTGTAGTGGCGGTCTTTTTCAACACCTATTTTCCGTTCAAAGAAAACAGCCTTCTGAAAGCAGAAAATATGCGAATGAAAAAAGAAATGGAAACCCAGAATAAATTTTCCTTTCAGCTGGAAAAAGTAAAAGCAGCGGTAGATTCTATGGGAATGCCTAAACAAAATGACTTTTTTAATGAAAAACTGGCGCTTTCCATTCTTGCAGACATGTACAAACAACTTCCGAAAGACACCCTGAAAAACAAGAATATGTACAACAATACCATCATGACCTACAAAGATTTGATTGATGCTAAAAAACAGATCAAACAGCTTTCAGGAAATCAGGCACTGATGGACAGCTTAAGCACAATCAACAAAACACTGAAAGAAGAGTATGATAAAATGAAAACAGATCTGGAGGTGTGCAGGCAATTGTATCAAGTTCAATAA
- a CDS encoding TssN family type VI secretion system protein: MSKIKKYITNLFDPQLLVFVLVAIALCIILTMIFSQKQKEFKQKYRSRFYVYLFSFAFVYAIIALLGYNRLFQGNNLYEFIFYQQCSLIIGIIHCYAYRAYFDKFEFRKPGNEYLFALLSVFYASVPFILIYSFLNGTDLVYLMLGHFIVFFIPTFLNDTFNRAMNIPPKVYLKWQFPENYKETVGLSDDEWRDMVVFTYVMAKDKNARKYSVYRAKGPTRLDFGRLFYNFVVDYNHRHPGDEIQVEDENGLFSWVFFLQPKWYESTKYIDPNLTLYMNGIEENSVVFCMRTDQVLSKNKQTEKTDFIYNQEKESEYQ, from the coding sequence ATGAGTAAAATAAAAAAATATATTACCAATTTATTCGATCCGCAACTTCTTGTCTTTGTGCTGGTTGCAATTGCTTTATGCATTATTCTTACGATGATTTTTTCTCAGAAACAAAAAGAATTTAAACAAAAATACCGGTCCAGATTCTATGTCTATCTTTTTTCATTTGCTTTTGTCTATGCAATCATTGCGCTATTAGGCTATAATAGGCTGTTTCAGGGGAATAATCTTTACGAGTTTATCTTTTACCAACAGTGTTCACTTATTATAGGAATTATACATTGTTATGCGTATCGCGCCTATTTTGATAAGTTTGAATTCCGAAAACCCGGGAATGAATACCTTTTTGCTTTACTTTCGGTTTTCTATGCTTCCGTGCCATTTATCCTGATTTATTCATTTCTTAATGGTACAGATCTCGTCTATCTCATGCTGGGACATTTCATTGTATTTTTTATCCCGACTTTCCTGAATGATACATTCAACCGTGCAATGAATATTCCTCCTAAAGTCTATTTAAAATGGCAGTTTCCCGAAAATTATAAAGAAACCGTAGGGCTTTCTGATGATGAATGGCGGGATATGGTGGTTTTCACGTATGTGATGGCTAAAGACAAGAATGCCAGAAAATATAGTGTCTACAGAGCAAAAGGACCAACAAGACTCGATTTCGGGAGACTCTTTTACAATTTTGTGGTAGACTACAACCATAGGCATCCGGGAGATGAGATTCAGGTGGAAGACGAAAACGGTCTTTTCAGCTGGGTGTTTTTCCTGCAGCCGAAATGGTATGAATCTACCAAATATATTGATCCTAATCTTACGCTCTACATGAACGGAATTGAAGAAAACAGCGTAGTATTTTGTATGAGAACAGATCAGGTTTTAAGTAAAAACAAACAAACCGAAAAAACAGATTTTATATACAATCAGGAAAAAGAATCTGAATACCAATAA
- a CDS encoding type VI secretion system baseplate subunit TssG, whose product MNSLQHIASLITSLQHDIRAEVIINDLLQIGALKAEEYAIRKEGQFSRAYRFDILEAKVLDSDDEKTQLTLSLSRDSMYDMMPEGISHNSQNDISGKDVEIMIREYYDQKKQQKAARKFFQPFENEIFEFGVEIERFESAFLLELNGNKAPDMFYAFWNINKDFPKLLISKFIRLLPFAHKIVGNISLACHILSVLLEEEVMVNERTYQKYTDESKATLLGETRLGLDSITGTQYDDYSKHIDIKIGPLKNSLFTDFIHTGKKKRFVDLFCEYFFPIEIEITTIILIHENEGKFDMSRKTETVLGYNTCI is encoded by the coding sequence ATGAACAGCCTACAACATATTGCTTCGCTCATTACTTCCCTTCAGCACGACATTCGCGCAGAAGTTATCATCAATGATCTTCTGCAGATCGGAGCGCTGAAAGCTGAAGAATATGCTATCCGCAAAGAAGGCCAGTTTTCCAGGGCATATCGTTTCGATATTCTTGAGGCAAAAGTTCTGGATTCGGATGATGAAAAAACACAACTCACATTGAGCCTTTCCCGCGATAGCATGTACGATATGATGCCAGAAGGAATTTCGCATAATTCACAAAATGATATTTCCGGAAAAGACGTGGAAATAATGATCCGGGAGTATTACGATCAGAAAAAACAGCAAAAAGCAGCAAGGAAATTTTTTCAGCCTTTCGAAAATGAAATATTTGAATTCGGCGTAGAAATAGAACGCTTTGAAAGTGCTTTTCTGTTGGAGCTGAACGGAAACAAAGCGCCCGATATGTTTTATGCATTCTGGAATATCAACAAAGATTTTCCAAAACTGTTGATTTCTAAGTTTATAAGGCTTCTTCCTTTTGCGCATAAAATTGTAGGAAATATATCCCTGGCCTGCCATATTCTTTCGGTACTGCTGGAAGAAGAAGTAATGGTAAATGAACGGACGTACCAAAAGTACACTGATGAGAGTAAAGCAACTTTACTGGGAGAAACACGTCTCGGACTGGATTCCATCACCGGAACGCAATATGATGATTACTCAAAGCATATCGATATAAAAATCGGCCCTTTGAAAAATTCATTGTTCACAGATTTTATACATACAGGAAAAAAGAAACGATTTGTTGATCTGTTCTGTGAATACTTTTTCCCGATCGAAATAGAAATTACCACCATAATCCTGATTCATGAAAATGAAGGAAAATTTGACATGAGCCGGAAAACAGAAACTGTTTTAGGATATAATACCTGTATATGA
- a CDS encoding C40 family peptidase, whose translation MKKGKLHIILYILINIAILSCGGKKYIAEIPYHYSDQYSHSTLNLKKDIESKYSIVDDNPQGLGDDTLTIKEKYSIIMEVMPKEITDYRLYSYIDEWIGTPYKKQALEKQKAVDASYFVQALFSDVYGETFPKTPDGIFRSKLLQLFTGRTFLKEGDIIFFRYDKTHPISDVGVYLHNDRILACTAKGLNIYDFNDEYFQLRFVAAGRLKKEK comes from the coding sequence ATGAAAAAAGGTAAACTTCATATTATCTTGTATATACTGATCAACATTGCCATTCTTTCTTGTGGCGGCAAAAAGTATATTGCGGAAATTCCTTACCATTATTCAGATCAATATTCCCATTCAACCCTCAATTTAAAAAAAGACATTGAATCAAAATATTCCATAGTAGACGATAATCCGCAGGGTTTGGGCGATGACACCCTTACAATCAAAGAAAAATATTCAATCATTATGGAAGTAATGCCTAAAGAAATTACAGATTACCGGCTCTATTCCTATATTGATGAATGGATTGGAACTCCCTATAAAAAACAGGCTCTCGAAAAGCAGAAAGCAGTAGATGCTTCGTATTTTGTACAGGCGCTGTTTAGCGACGTATACGGAGAGACGTTTCCTAAAACACCGGATGGTATTTTCCGCTCAAAATTGTTGCAGCTTTTTACTGGAAGAACATTTTTGAAGGAAGGAGATATTATTTTTTTTCGGTATGATAAAACTCATCCGATTTCCGATGTAGGAGTCTACCTTCATAATGACCGGATCCTTGCGTGTACCGCTAAAGGTCTCAATATTTATGACTTTAATGATGAGTATTTTCAGCTGCGTTTTGTTGCCGCAGGAAGATTAAAAAAGGAGAAATAA